The genomic region CCGGCGCTGGAGGCCCGCCTGAAGGCGCACAGCTTCGTGAAGGACGCCCAGGTGTATCGCGACCTGGCCGGCAACCTGCACGCCGACGTGCGCCAGAACCGCCCCATCGCCCGCCTCGTGCACGCCGACACCCGCCAGGACTGCTACCTCGACGCCGACGGCCACAAGCTGCCGCTGTCGTCGCTGTTCACGGCGCGGGTGGTGCCGGTGGCGCGGCCGGGTGGCCAGCCGCTGTCGGCCGGCTTTTTTCAGGATTCCACCGGCCGGCGCTACCTGGAGCTGCTGCGCTACATCGACGAGCATTCGTTCTGGCGGGCCCAGGTGGCCGAGGTATTCATTGCCCCCAACGGCAAGGTTTCCTTTACCCAGCAGATCGGAGACCAGCAGGTAGAATTTGGTTTTCCTGAGAATATTTCGGAGAAATTTGCGAAACTGATGGTATTTTACCGACAAATACCCCCGGCCCTGGGCTGGGACACGTACCACCGCGTCAACATCGAATTCAAAGACCAGATAATCTGTGAGTGAGATTTTCTTACTCTGTTAGCTTGAAAAGGCTATTTTTGCCTTTCTACACCTGCTCTCCACCGCACCTCTCTGCCAGCTTTCCCCGACATCCTCCCCATGCAGCACGATAAGATTGTAGTCGGCCTCGACATTGGAACCACCAAAATCTGCGCCCTTGTGGGCCGCAAAAACGAATTTGGCAAGCTCGAAATCTTGGGCATGGGCAAAGCCGTGTCGGAGGGTGTCGTGCGCGGTATCGTGTCCAACATCGACAAAACCGTAGACGCTATCAAGCGGGCCATCCGGCAGGCCGAAGAGCAGTCCGGTATCAACATTGGCGTGGTGAACGTGGGCATTGCCGGCCAGCACATCAAGAGCCTGCAGCACAACGGCAGCATCACGCGCGCCTCCGCCGACAATGAAATCACGCAGGAAGACGTGGAGCGCCTCACCGGCGACATGTACCGCCTCGTGACGCCTCCCGGCTCGCAGATCATCCACGTGATGCCGCAGGACTACAAAGTCGACTACGAGGAAGGCATCATGGACCCCGTGGGCATGTCGGGCGTGCGCCTGGAAGGCAACTTCCACATCATCACGGCCCAGAGCACGGCCATCAATAACATCAACAAGTGCGTCACGAAGGCTGGCCTCGAAATCGACAACCTGATTCTGGAGCCGCTGGCTTCCAGCATGTCGGTGCTGTCGGATGAGGAGAAGGAAGCCGGTGTGGCCCTGATTGACATCGGGGGCGGCACTACCGACCTGGCCATTTTCAAGGACGGCATCATCCGCCACGCGGCGGTGCTGCCGTTTGGCGGCAACATCGTGACCAGCGACATCAAGCTGGGCTGCCAGGTGATGCAGAACCAGGCCGAGCAGCTGAAGGTGAAGTTCGGCAAAGCCATTGCCGAGGAAGCTTCCGATTACGAAATCGTGAGCATCCCCGGCCTGCGCGACCGGGCTCCCAAGGAAATCAGCCTCAAAAACCTGGCCTACATCATCGAGGCCCGGATGGAGGAAATTATCGAGCTGGTGTATGCTGAAATCCAGCGCACCGGCCACGCCGACAAGCTGGCGGCCGGCATCGTGCTGACCGGCGGCGGCTCACAGCTTCAGAACCTGGTGCAGCTCACGGAGTACGTAACGGGCCTCGACACCCGCATCGGCTACCCCAACGAGCACCTAGGCAAGAGCAAGATCGAAGCCGTGAAGTCGCCGATGTACGCCACCACGGTGGGCCTCGTGCTGACCGGCTACCGCTCGCTCGATGAGCGCCTGAACCGCAACTACGAGCAGCAGGAGGAAATTCGTCCGGCGGCCGTACCATACTACCAAGCCGCCGCGCCGACTCCTGCTCCGCAGCCCGTGGCCAAAGCGGAGCCCCAGAAGCCTGCTGAGCCCAAAAAACCATCCGGGGCCAGCAAATTCCTGTCGGACATCATTAGCCGCACCAAAGGCCTGCTCATCGACGATTTCGACGATAAGCAGTACTAGTTGATTGGGGTCTTGGAAGAGTAGAAGGTATGGTTGGCAGATCCGCGTCGCGGAACTTTATCGGCCAGAATACTCTATTTCAGAAACCAAGGCCCTAAGCCCCCAAGTCCAAGACCCCAACCAATGAATTATAAATTCGACATCCCGGCGCAGTCCAAGTCCATCATCAAGGTGATTGGCGTGGGTGGGGGCGGCTCTAACGCCGTCAACCACATGTTCAGCCAGGGCATCAAGGACGTGGAATTCGTCATCTGCAACACCGACAAGCAGGCCTTGGCCTCCTCGACTGTGCCCAACCGCCTGCAGATCGGCCTCGACCTGACCGAAGGCCTCGGGGCCGGCGCTAACCCTGAACGGGGCAAGCAAGCCGCCATCGAGAGCCGCGAACAAATCCGGGAGCTTCTCAGCAACGGCACCAAGATGGTGTTTATCACGGCCGGTATGGGCGGTGGTACGGGCACGGGCGCCGCGCCGGTTATTGCCAAGGTGGCTAAGGAGCTGGGCATCCTCACGGTGGGGATAGTGACGGCTCCGTTCATGTTCGAGGGTAAAAAGAAGCGCCAGCAGGCCGAACACGGTATCAAGGAGCTCAGCGAGAACTGTGACACCGTACTGGTGATTCTTAACGATAAGCTGCGCGAGATTTACGGCAACCTGCCCATCCGCTCGGCCTTTGCCAAGGCCGATAACGTGCTCAGCACGGCCGCTAAGTCCATTGCCGAAATCATCACGGTGACGGCCGACGTGAACGTGGACTTTGAGGACGTGAAAACGGTGATGAAGGACAGCGGCGCCGCCGTAATGGGCAGCAGCATCACGGAAGGCGAGAACCGCGCCCGCCGTGCGGCCGAGGAGGCTTTGGCTTCGCCGCTGCTCAACAACACCGACATTCACGGTGCCCAGCGCATCCTGCTCAGCATCATGTCCGGCGACCAGGCTGAGCTGGAAATGGACGAGCTGACCGAAATTACGGAGTGCATCCAAGACAAAGCGGGCCAGAATGCCGAGGTGATTTTCGGCCATGGTATCGACGCCACCTTGGGCCAGAGCATCCGCGTGACGGTAATTGCCACGGGTTTTGCCCGCGAGGCGCATACCATTACGGCAGTGCCGGTGCGGGAAGAGGAGCCGGCTCTGCCGCAGCCCGAGCCGCAGCTGAACGTGTTCAACAAGGAGTCGCTGGACGTTTCTTCGGCTCCGGTGGTGCCGTCTTTCACCAGCTCCCCGCAGCCGGTAGCGGCCACGCCCGAGCCGGTGAAGTTCGACTTGGAAACGTCGCCGTACACGGGGCAGGTGCCGCCGGTATCGGCTCCCTCGTCGCCTGCTCCCGAGCCGGTGGTGTACCAGGCTACCCAGCCGGCGCCGCCCATTGCGGGCCGCCCGGCCATCGACGCCCGCGCCGATGAGCGCCGCCGCCGCCTGCAGGAGCTCAGCAACGGCCTCACCAACGACGCCATCAAGGACCAGCTGGAAACGCCTGCCTACCTGCGCCGTCAGGTGAAGCTGGAAAATGTGACGCCTTCTTCGGAGCGCAACATTAGCCGTTTCAACCTCTCCGACGATAACGAACTGCTGGGCGACAACCGCTTTCTGCACGACAACGTCGACTAGGAAGTCAGTCAATACAAACAAGAAAGGGCCGCTGAGATATTTTCGGCGGCCCTTTCTTATTTGTTCGCATGTTCGATTAGAGTGGTGCCGGCAGGGGCATAGAGTCCATTCGGGAAGTATCGGCGGGGGCGACGTAGCGCGGGGCAGCGGGCTCCCGGTCGGGGCTGAGCTGGTTGTGCGAGGACACCGAGCAGGCACTCAGCGCTAGCCCCGTAATCAGCAGCAAGCCGAGCGTCTGGCCGCAGGCAGGCAGCTGGTAAACGTGTCGTAGAAGAAAAGGGTAGACGGACTTCAAAACGGATTGGAAAAGCGCGGATTCTGGATAAACGTGGAATCGGTGAGCGTTTTGAGGAAGGCGACGAGCTGGCGCTTCTCAGTGGTTGTCAGATCCAGTTTGGTGCCGCCGGTGGTGTTGGAAAGTAGTAGAATGGGGTCGACGTTGGGGCTGTTGCTGAGCATGTGCTCATTGTAATGGTTCACTACTTCTTCCAGGGTCCGGAACCGGCCGTCGTGCATGTAGGGCGCCGTCAGGGCAATGTTGCGCAGGGTGGGCACGCGGAAGCGGCCCCGGTCGGCATTTAGGCCCGTTACGTTGAAGCGGCCCTGGTCGGTGAAGGTAAGGTCGAGGCCGTTGTTGAAGTATTGGGTGGTGCCGAGGCGGCTGGCTGTGAACAGGAAGTTGTTGCCGTTGTGGCAATGGTCGCAGGAGCCGCCGCGGGCCGTGACAATGCCGCCTTCGCCCGGGTGGTTGAAGAACAGGACGCGTCCGGCCCGCTCATCAGCACTAAGCGCAGCTTGCCGCAGTAACGACTTTTCGTAGCGCGAGTTTGACGAAATCAGGGTCCGTTCGAACTGCGCCAGCGCCTTGAGGACGTTGGCTTCGGTGACAGTTGCGGAGCCGAACGCCTGGGCAAACAGGGGCGGGTAGAGGGCAGTCTGCTGCAGCTTGCTCACGCCCACGGCCAGCGACTGGTGCAGCTCCACCGGGTTTTCGATGGGTGTGCGGGCCTGGGCTTCGAGGGTCGTGGCCGAGCCATCCCAGTTCAGGTTGGGCTCCCAGAGCAGGTTCACCAGCGACATGGTGTTGCGCGGATGCGGTATGCCATCTACCCCAACCGCGCGGGTGCGCCCATCGGTGAAGGCCTTGCTTTGCTGGTGGCAGCTTCCGCACGACATGGTGTTGGTGCTGGAAAGCCGGGTTTCGTAGAACAGTTTACGGCCCAGCTCAATGCCTTCCACGGTGAGGGGGTTGTCGGCGGGCAGGGTCACGCTCTGGGGCAGCTGCGAGGGTAGCACCAACGTGTAGGGCGTAGCCGGGGCCGGCGGCGGATTAGGCGGGGCCGGATCGTCCGGGTCTTTACCGCAGGCTGCTGCCAACAGCAACAAACCGAACAGCGGCAAGCAGAAGCGCAGGCGGGTACTCATCAGCAGCAAATAGAAAGCGAGGAAGATGACGTTCAAGATACGGAATATGCCTTCAACGTATCAGTCGGCCTGTTTCGTTTCCCGGAGCAGGCCGCGCGGCTCCGGCGGGAGTGTCTGCGCGCAGTTTGCGTACTTTGGGGCCGCCTACCGCAGTGGGGGCGTGTTTTAGCTGACATGATTATCCAGCCCGGAGCGCTGTTGCGCGAATATCGTTTGCTGCTGCTGTTCAGCTTCCGCTGGTTGCTGCTGAGTGCCATCGTCGGGGGGCTGGCCGGTACGGCATCCGCGGGCTTTCTGGTGGCGCTGGATTTCGTGACCAGCTGGCGCGAGCTGCATCCCTGGATTATTGCGCTGCTGCCGGTGGGCGGCCTGCTGGTGGGGCTGCTCTACCACTACTGGGGCAAAAGCGTGGAAGGCGGCAACAACCTGCTGCTCGACGAAATCAATCGGCCCACCCAACTCGTGCCGCTACGCATGGTGCCGCTGGTGCTGGTGGGCACGCTGCTCACGCACCTGTTTGGCGGCTCGGCGGGCCGCGAGGGTACGGCCGTGCAGATGGGCGGGGCCCTTGCCGACCAGCTCAGCCGCTGGCCGCGCCTGGTGCGGCGGCGGGAACGGCGGTTGCTGCTGCTGGCCGGGCTGAGTGCCGGGTTTGCCTCGGTATTCGGGACACCGCTGGCCGGGGCCGTGTTTGGGCTGGAAGTGGTGCTGCTGGGGCGCCTGCGCTACGATGCGCTGCTGCCCGCCTTCCTGGCCGCCGCCGCCGCCGACTACGTGACGCGGGCCTGGGGTGTGGGACACACGGCGTATCCGTTGCTGGCGGTGCCGGCCATTGCGCCGCTGCCGCTGCTGAGTGCGGCGGCAGCGGGCGTGGCATTTGGGCTGGCTGGGCGCTTGTTTGCAGGAGCTACGCACGTAGTATCGGCGTTCTACAAGCGCCTGATTGCCTGGCCGCCGCTGCGGCCGGTGGTGGGTGGGGCCGTGGTGGCGCTGCTGATTTGGGCGTCCGGCACCACGCGCTACAGCGGGCTAGGGGTGCCCACTATTGTGCAGGCGTTTCAGGAGCCACTTCCGGTCTACGTTTTCGCCCTGAAAATTTTGTTTACGGCCCTTACGCTGGGGGCCGCTTTCAAAGGCGGAGAAGTGACGCCGCTGTTTTTTGTGGGCGCCACGCTGGGCAACGCCTTAGCGCTGGTGCTGCCGCTGCCCATGCCGCTGCTGGCCGGCCTGGGTTTCGCGGCGGTGTTTGCCGGGGCGGCCAACACGCCCCTGGCCTGCACGCTGCTGGCCATGGAGCTATTTGGGCACGAGTGCGGCCTTTACGCCGGGCTGGCTTGTGTGGTGAGCTACCTGTTTTCGGGGCACCGGGGCATCTATGGCGCGCAGGTGGTCGGCCAAGCCAAGCACTGCCTCTGGCAGCGCCAACAGGGCCGCCGCCTGCGGGATTTGTTGTGATAGAGTGATGGGGTGATGGAGTGATGAAATGAGAACGTCATTCCGAGCATGCGAGGAATCTCGCAAGCGTAGTAGTTCGGGTCGTCCCAACGTCAGCACGCGAGATTCCTCGCAAGCTCGGAATGACGTTCTCACCTCATCACCCCATCACTTCAATAGATACTTGGTTTGCTTGATGCTGTAGCCGACGGCCAGCACTAGGCGGCCGGCGCTGGCGGGGTGGTCGGTGGGGGCGGTGTATACGGGAAGCTGCACGCTGGCATTCAGCGACAGGTTTTTGTAGTACACATCCAAGCCGGGGCCCAGCAGGGCGTTGTTCATGGCATGCTCGCCGGTGAGGCGGCCTTCGAACATTTCGCCTTTGGTTTTCTCGTAGAACAGCTGCGCCGACGGGTATAGCTGCCAGTTTTCGCTGAGCGGCACCCGGTAGAAGAGGTTGGCAAAAGCAGCTACACCGGGGGCCAGGCTTTCTTGAAACCGGTTGCTGGCTCCGCGGCGGTAGCTGGTGTTAAGGCTCAGGCCGAAGCTGCGGTAGCTGCCGATGTAGTTGGCGTACACGAAACCGTCGGTGGTGCCGGTGCCGGGCTGCGTGAGGGTAGGGTAGCGCCGGCCGGCTGCGCTGCTGCGTTGGAAGCTGCCGGTGGGCATTTTCAGGCCGCCGCCCACAATCAGGCGGCTCTGCACGCCGGCCGTTTCGATGTTGCGCAGCAGGTGGTAGCCCGCAAAAACCGTCACGTCGCCGATGCCGCTCAGGTTGAGCTGCCGGCCGTTGATCTGCGATGTGTTCATCACGTAGGGCACGAAGGCGTTCAGCTCCAGGCGCTTGGCCAAAAAGTATTTGCCCCGCAGTTCTATTATCCGAAAGGCCTCGAAATCCGTTGGGTCGCCTTTATGGGAATGCGTGTAGTCGTTGTCGGCGCCGTTGAGTGGTTGGGCCAGTAGGGGCCGGGCTCCGGTTGGGAAGAACTGCGGGTCTTGGCCCAGCGCCTGGTAGCCGTTGAAGATGCGGTAGCGGTGCATTAGCGAAAAGCTGCTCTGGTTGTCGTAAGGCGTGATACCCATAAAGCAGCCGCAAATGTCGCAGGCCATACTGGTTTGAGCCAGCAGTAGCGCCAGCCCCAGCAGTAAAAGGTTTTTCATCGAAAGAGTGAGAAGGAAAGCGGCTGGCTCAAGCAAATCGGCCTAAGCCGGCCCACATTGCCAATACATGGCCGTCAGATTGAAGCCGCAGGCCACCGTAAGCTGCCTGCGACCTGCCGGCCGGAAAAAAATAGGGGCACGTTATTGCTCGGAAAGCTGCGGATTACGCAGAAACTCCTCGTCGGTGAGGGTAGCCAGAAATGCCAGCAACTGGGTGCGTTCCAAGGCCGTGAGCGGAATGCCCGGCGCCTGCCCCGGCCGCCGCAGCTGCGCATCCAGCGTGCCCGATTCCACCATGCCGTGGTCGTAATGGTCGAGCACTTCGCCGAGGGTGGCAAAGCGGCCATCGTGCATGTAGGGCGCGGTGTGCAGCACGTTGCGCAGGCTCGGTACCTTGAAACGGCCCACATCAATGCTGCGCCCGGTGATGTGCGCCCGTCCCGAATCGGCGGAAAAGCGGCTGTCGAGCCCGTTGTTGCGGAACGACTCGTCGGTGAACAGCTCGCCGGCGTGGCAGCTGCCGCACTTCTGGCGCAGTACAGCCAAGCCGCGCAGCTCCGGCTCGCTGAGGGTGCCGCCCGCTTCTTGCCGCGCATACCGGTCGTAGCGGGAGTTGGCCGAGGTGAGGGCGGCCGTGAACTGCGCCAGCGCCCGCAGAAACTGGTAAGAGTCGATGGGGCCGCGGCCGCCGAACACCTGCGCAAACCGGCGCTGGTAGCTGGCATCGGCATTGAGCTTGCGCAGCACGTTGTCGAGCGTTTCGTCCATCTCCACGGGGTTGGTGATGGGGGCCAGCGGCATGGTTTCAAGGTTGCTGGGGCCGCCGTCCCAGAAGAAGTTGGGCTTCCAGCGCAGGTTTTGCAGGGCCGGCGCATTACGCGTCCCCAGCAGGTTGTCGACGCCGTGGCTGAGCGTGTGCCCGGCGTGCGCGAAGGCCACAAACTGCTGGTGGCAGCTGCCGCACGACACTTCGCCGGTGCGCGAGAGGCGCGGATCATAAAACAGCGTCCGGCCCAGCTCGAAGGCGGCGCGGGTAGGTGGGTTTTTCTCCGGGCTATATACCGGCACGGGGAAGTTGCCCGGCACCAGGGTGCCGGGCACTTCGCCCACGGGGTTCACGTCGGCATCGGTCTGGCAGCCGCTGGCCAGCAGTAGTAGCAGCGCATAGCAGCGCAGCAGCGGCTTCATAGGAGTCAGCACCGCGTCCGGCCTAGTTGCCGTGGATGTGGTCGACGGTGAACATGCCGGCCGCCTGGTTATTGGCAACCAGCACCGAATTCGGCCCGCCCATGGTATTGCTGACCGTGGCAAACCGGATGGTAGTGGGGCCCGAGAACATCTTCAGCACGTTGGCCTTGAAGTGCACTTCGGGCGTCCGGCCGTCGCGGATCTGAATACTGGCCCCATTCAGCGTGGGCGAAACCGTCCGGATGGTGTTGTTGGGGCTCTTGAAGCCGCCAATGTGAAACACGATAGCGCCGTTGCTTGTCTGCGGCGAGCGGCCTTCCAGCTTGGTGTAGATGTAGCCCGAGTTCCAGTTCCAGAACATGTCGCCGGGGGCCAGGGCACCGGTTTGCACGCCGGCCACGTTGCGGGCGCTATCTACTCCAATCGTGAACGTAAGGCCGGTGTAGTCGCCGGTCGGGATGTTGGAGATGGAAAAAGTTTTGGAAGTCGGCAGCGCTTCATCAATCAGGTAATAGCTCTCGGGCTGCGCGAACTCCGTGCCGTCGGCCTTTTTGAGCTTAATGTTGGAAATATAGTAGCGGAACGTCGTGACGGTGAACTGGTCGCCGGCGGGCGTCAGGTAGGGCGTGGCACTGCTAAGCTGTAGGGGCGAGGTGCCCACCACGTTTTCAAATTCCAGGTTCATCTGGCCCAGGGCTGGGCTCTCGTCGTCATCCTTGTCGCAGGAGGAAAGCGAGGCAGTGGCAGCAAAAAGGGAAAGGCACAGGATGGCGTTTTGCAGAAATTTCATCTTCTCAAGGGCGTAAATCAGGGGAAATACAAACAACGTAGCCTCTCCCGGGCAACAGCTGGGAGTACGCTACAACAGACTGAAGCCAGGAAAACAGGCTCCGTCAGGTTGGAAATCAGGCCCTGAAAGCCGGAGGATGAAACACGCCGTGTACCGGCGAAAAGGCATACAACGCAGAAGCCGCCGGCGCATAACGTCGCGCCGACAGAAGCACCCGCACAGGTATGGCTACCCGGAACTGGAAGGGTACTACCACTTCATACTTCATTTTGGCGAAGCCGGCGCCGGGTGCTTTGCTCTCCGTATCGGAGGCTTTGCGCAGCTGCTTGGCCAAGTGGCATTTGCCGTTGCAGTGCAGCTGAGGCTTGTCCTTATTGACGCAGAACAGCGCCGTGATGCGCGCCTTGTGCACCTGATAGTCCACGACAATGACCTCCCGACTAAACGTCTGGAGCAGCATCAGAGTAGCCAGAAAAAGGGCCAACAGGCGTGTCATGGCAAGGGGGAACCCAGCGTGGGTAGCGGCAAATGTACGCGCCACCGCCTGAACTACCGAGACAGGGCAGCGCTATGTGCTAGCTCGTAACCAGCTGAGCAGCCTGCTCGCGCAGCAATTGGGCGTAGAATTCGTTGGTCAACTCACCTTCGGCGGTCAGGTGCTGATCAATGAACGGCAGGCGCACGCGGGCCGGCACTACGGTGGTATTGAGGTACATGAGCACGTCGGTGAGGTGGCTCAGGGCCAGCAGACCGCCCTGGGCGCCGGTTCCCAGTCCAATCAAAGCCGCTTTTTTGCCCCGGATGCCGCCCTTGTAGGGCAGGCCGTCAATAAACGTTTTAAGCACCCCCGGAAACGAGCAGTTGTACTCCGGCACCACAAACACCAGCTTATCGGCCGCCGAAGCCTGGTCGGCCAGCCGGTTGAAACCGGGGTGCCGGCCGGTGTTGGCGTACAAAGCCGATACGCTGACGTCGGCGGGTAGCTCCACCAAATCCAGAATCTGGTGCTCGGCCTGCAGGTCGGCGAGTAAGCCGGCGTAGAGATTGGCAATGCGCCGGGCGCGGGAATCGGGGCGGTTGGTACCGACAATGATGGTAATCATGGGAGGAATTAGAAAGTAAGAAGTAGAAAGCAAGAATTGATAGGTGGCCCTTTTTTGCGCAGGGGCAGAATTCTTGCTTTCTAATTGCCGGGAAAGGCGTCAATAAAAAAGCGAACCGGCAAGCCGGTTCGCTTTTTTATTGACGCTGATACTACTAACCGAAAACCTTACGCGAGGTTATTGGAAGTTGCTTTGGCGGCCAGGAATTCGCGGTTCAGGATGGCAATGTTCTCCAGCGAGATGCCCACCGGGCACTCCGCCGCGCACGACCCGATATTGGTGCAGGCACCAAAACCTTCCTTGTCCATCTGCGCCACCATGTTTTCCACGCGGGTTTTGCGCTCCACGTGGCCCTGGGGCAGCAAAGCCAGCTGGCTCACCTTCGCTGAAACGAACAGCATGGCCGAAGCATTCTTGCACGAGGCCACGCAGGCCCCGCAGCCAATGCAGGTAGCGGCTTCGAAGGCGCGGTCAGCAATTTCCTTAGGAATCGGAATTTCGTTGCCGTCGGGGGCGCCGCCGGTGTTCACGCTCACGTAGCCACCCGCCTGAATGATCCGGTCGAAGGCCGAGCGGTCTACGCTCAGGTCGCGGTTCACGGGGAAGGCATTGGCGCGCCAAGGCTCGATGGTGATGGTGTCACCATCCGAGAACTTGCGCATGTGCAACTGGCAGGTGGTCGTGCCGGTCTCAGGACCGTGAGCACGGCCGTTGATGAACAGGTTGCACGAGCCACAGATGCCTTCGCGGCAGTCGTGGTCGAAGGCAACAGGCTCATCACCTTTGCGCAGCAGGTCCTCGTTAAGCACGTCCAGCATCTCCAGGAACGACATTTCGGGCGAAATATCCTTTACCTGGTAATCTACAATCGCGCCAGCGGCAGTACGGCTTTTCTGCCGCCACACCTTCAGCGTGAGGTTCATCGGTTTGGCGTTGGGGTTACTTCCGGCCATTGTATTTCAAGAGTATTGAGTAGTGAGAATGTAGTAGGGGAGGCGCAAACGATGCTGAGCAGGCTTTATTTCGCCCACTCAGCATCACATTTTCACTACTACTTGTAGCTCCGCTGCGTGAGCTTTACGTTTTCGAACGACAGTTCTTCCTTGTTCAGGATTTCCGGCTGGTTGTCGCCGTTGTACTGCCAAGCGGCTACGTAGGCGTAATTGTCGTCGTCGCGCAGGGCTTCACCCTCAGGCGTCTGGTACTCCTCGCGGAAGTGACCACCGCAGCTTTCGTTGCGGTCCAGGGCGTCGTCCATCATCAGCTCGCCCAGCTCCAGGAAGTCGGCTACGCGGCCGGCTTTCTCCAAGGCCTGGTTGAGCTCGGTTTCGGTACCGGTCAGCTTCAGGTCGCTCCAGAATTCCTTGCGCAGCTTCTGAATCTCCGCTTTGGCATACTTCAGGCCTTCGGCGTTGCGGGCCATGCCGCAATACTCCCACATCAGGTGGCCCAGATGCTTGTGGAAGTCGTCGGGCGTGCGGGTGCCGTTGATGCTCATCATCTTCTGTACGCGGCCCCGTACTTCAGCTTCAGCTTCCTTGAAAGCCGGGTGCTCCGTCGTAACGGGTTTAGGCGCCGTAGAAGCCAGGTAATCACCAATGGTGTAAGGGATTACGAAGTAGCCATCTGCCAGACCCTGCATCAGGGCCGAAGCGCCGAGGCGGTTGGCACCGTGGTCGGAGAAGTTGCACTCACCCGTGGCGTACAGGCCGGGGATGGTGGTTTGCAGGTTGTAGTCCACCCACAGGCCGCCCATGGTGTAGTGCACAGCCGGGTAGATGCGCATCGGCTGCTGGTAGGGGTCTTCGTCGGTGATTTTCTCGTACATGGCAAACAGGTTGCCGTACTTCTGGCTCACCGCATCGGCTCCCGTACGCTTGATAATGTCGGCAAAGTCGAGGTACACGGCCAAGCCGGTTGTACCTACGCCACGGCCTTCGTCGCACATCTGCTTGGCATTGCGCGACGCTACGTCGCGCGGTACCAGGTTGCCGAAAGCG from Hymenobacter canadensis harbors:
- the ftsA gene encoding cell division protein FtsA, with the translated sequence MQHDKIVVGLDIGTTKICALVGRKNEFGKLEILGMGKAVSEGVVRGIVSNIDKTVDAIKRAIRQAEEQSGINIGVVNVGIAGQHIKSLQHNGSITRASADNEITQEDVERLTGDMYRLVTPPGSQIIHVMPQDYKVDYEEGIMDPVGMSGVRLEGNFHIITAQSTAINNINKCVTKAGLEIDNLILEPLASSMSVLSDEEKEAGVALIDIGGGTTDLAIFKDGIIRHAAVLPFGGNIVTSDIKLGCQVMQNQAEQLKVKFGKAIAEEASDYEIVSIPGLRDRAPKEISLKNLAYIIEARMEEIIELVYAEIQRTGHADKLAAGIVLTGGGSQLQNLVQLTEYVTGLDTRIGYPNEHLGKSKIEAVKSPMYATTVGLVLTGYRSLDERLNRNYEQQEEIRPAAVPYYQAAAPTPAPQPVAKAEPQKPAEPKKPSGASKFLSDIISRTKGLLIDDFDDKQY
- a CDS encoding cytochrome-c peroxidase codes for the protein MNVIFLAFYLLLMSTRLRFCLPLFGLLLLAAACGKDPDDPAPPNPPPAPATPYTLVLPSQLPQSVTLPADNPLTVEGIELGRKLFYETRLSSTNTMSCGSCHQQSKAFTDGRTRAVGVDGIPHPRNTMSLVNLLWEPNLNWDGSATTLEAQARTPIENPVELHQSLAVGVSKLQQTALYPPLFAQAFGSATVTEANVLKALAQFERTLISSNSRYEKSLLRQAALSADERAGRVLFFNHPGEGGIVTARGGSCDHCHNGNNFLFTASRLGTTQYFNNGLDLTFTDQGRFNVTGLNADRGRFRVPTLRNIALTAPYMHDGRFRTLEEVVNHYNEHMLSNSPNVDPILLLSNTTGGTKLDLTTTEKRQLVAFLKTLTDSTFIQNPRFSNPF
- a CDS encoding chloride channel protein, producing the protein MIIQPGALLREYRLLLLFSFRWLLLSAIVGGLAGTASAGFLVALDFVTSWRELHPWIIALLPVGGLLVGLLYHYWGKSVEGGNNLLLDEINRPTQLVPLRMVPLVLVGTLLTHLFGGSAGREGTAVQMGGALADQLSRWPRLVRRRERRLLLLAGLSAGFASVFGTPLAGAVFGLEVVLLGRLRYDALLPAFLAAAAADYVTRAWGVGHTAYPLLAVPAIAPLPLLSAAAAGVAFGLAGRLFAGATHVVSAFYKRLIAWPPLRPVVGGAVVALLIWASGTTRYSGLGVPTIVQAFQEPLPVYVFALKILFTALTLGAAFKGGEVTPLFFVGATLGNALALVLPLPMPLLAGLGFAAVFAGAANTPLACTLLAMELFGHECGLYAGLACVVSYLFSGHRGIYGAQVVGQAKHCLWQRQQGRRLRDLL
- a CDS encoding cell division protein FtsQ/DivIB, with translation MELKRKVNNVLFATGCLVLLGGLAVFAGVRQASRPVGQVIVTIGNEFNNFFISEREVTALLTRDGRQRLEGTTPDELNLPALEARLKAHSFVKDAQVYRDLAGNLHADVRQNRPIARLVHADTRQDCYLDADGHKLPLSSLFTARVVPVARPGGQPLSAGFFQDSTGRRYLELLRYIDEHSFWRAQVAEVFIAPNGKVSFTQQIGDQQVEFGFPENISEKFAKLMVFYRQIPPALGWDTYHRVNIEFKDQIICE
- a CDS encoding NADPH-dependent FMN reductase, whose product is MITIIVGTNRPDSRARRIANLYAGLLADLQAEHQILDLVELPADVSVSALYANTGRHPGFNRLADQASAADKLVFVVPEYNCSFPGVLKTFIDGLPYKGGIRGKKAALIGLGTGAQGGLLALSHLTDVLMYLNTTVVPARVRLPFIDQHLTAEGELTNEFYAQLLREQAAQLVTS
- the ftsZ gene encoding cell division protein FtsZ, whose translation is MNYKFDIPAQSKSIIKVIGVGGGGSNAVNHMFSQGIKDVEFVICNTDKQALASSTVPNRLQIGLDLTEGLGAGANPERGKQAAIESREQIRELLSNGTKMVFITAGMGGGTGTGAAPVIAKVAKELGILTVGIVTAPFMFEGKKKRQQAEHGIKELSENCDTVLVILNDKLREIYGNLPIRSAFAKADNVLSTAAKSIAEIITVTADVNVDFEDVKTVMKDSGAAVMGSSITEGENRARRAAEEALASPLLNNTDIHGAQRILLSIMSGDQAELEMDELTEITECIQDKAGQNAEVIFGHGIDATLGQSIRVTVIATGFAREAHTITAVPVREEEPALPQPEPQLNVFNKESLDVSSAPVVPSFTSSPQPVAATPEPVKFDLETSPYTGQVPPVSAPSSPAPEPVVYQATQPAPPIAGRPAIDARADERRRRLQELSNGLTNDAIKDQLETPAYLRRQVKLENVTPSSERNISRFNLSDDNELLGDNRFLHDNVD
- a CDS encoding MbnP family protein, with the protein product MKFLQNAILCLSLFAATASLSSCDKDDDESPALGQMNLEFENVVGTSPLQLSSATPYLTPAGDQFTVTTFRYYISNIKLKKADGTEFAQPESYYLIDEALPTSKTFSISNIPTGDYTGLTFTIGVDSARNVAGVQTGALAPGDMFWNWNSGYIYTKLEGRSPQTSNGAIVFHIGGFKSPNNTIRTVSPTLNGASIQIRDGRTPEVHFKANVLKMFSGPTTIRFATVSNTMGGPNSVLVANNQAAGMFTVDHIHGN
- a CDS encoding cytochrome-c peroxidase yields the protein MKPLLRCYALLLLLASGCQTDADVNPVGEVPGTLVPGNFPVPVYSPEKNPPTRAAFELGRTLFYDPRLSRTGEVSCGSCHQQFVAFAHAGHTLSHGVDNLLGTRNAPALQNLRWKPNFFWDGGPSNLETMPLAPITNPVEMDETLDNVLRKLNADASYQRRFAQVFGGRGPIDSYQFLRALAQFTAALTSANSRYDRYARQEAGGTLSEPELRGLAVLRQKCGSCHAGELFTDESFRNNGLDSRFSADSGRAHITGRSIDVGRFKVPSLRNVLHTAPYMHDGRFATLGEVLDHYDHGMVESGTLDAQLRRPGQAPGIPLTALERTQLLAFLATLTDEEFLRNPQLSEQ